The DNA region ATGCCACCTTGATTTATATAGGTTGATTGAATCAGCTATTGAAGTTCTCTTTGTTTGCTGTAGGCACACTTGACACGGGAAATAAAGGTAATACGGGACAATGTTTGAACCCTGCCTTTGTTCATGCTCTGGCTGTTCCTGACGTTGATGTGGTGGATAAATTTGTGAAGATTTGTGCTGTGGCTAGGGGTGATGGAGTTGTTTCTATAATAAACGTTGAGTCAGATGTCAAAACTGTTAAGTCCAAGAGTTCAGCTAAACCCAAGAAAGGTTCTAAGTCAGCCCCTAAAGTTGGCGGTTCTTCTGCTGATCCTGAAATTGGAAATCAAAATGGAGGAGACCTGCACCTTGATCACTCTTTGGGAGGACACACTGCTGCTGTATCCTGTGTGTAAGTTTTCTTTATAGCATGGCATGCTTAAATCTACTGCGTCAGCCAGCACTAACTCTGCCTAAATTCTATTAGGACTTTTTCAACATTCGGAAACAAAGGGAAGTTCATAATTTCAGGTGGAAATGACAAACAAGTAAAAGTATGGGATTGGTCTAAGTTTTTCATTGCTGGTGAGACTTGCACTGGCTCCGACTTCCTTCGATCTAGCTTAAGTTTGAGCAGAAAAGTGAGTTCTACTTCATtactttttatgttttctctctTCCACTTTATGCCTTGATTGTTTCTTATATATGTCTCACAATTGGGCTTTTTAATCAGGTGAATTGGCTTTGCACAACTCCTACTGATTCAGAGAACCTAGTTGTCTGTGATACATCCAAGGTTGTGAAGGTTTACACTATCGGGTGAAGCAGCATATATTGATCCGTGATACCGCTACTTGTACGTGATGTGACCCTCGGAGAAAGTTATGCTCCCTATATGGCAGTTTTGTTTTTGTCTTGCAGACTAAACTGGACAGGCATGGCGTTGCCAAACAAAGGTTCTGACCAAGAGCTAGGTGCTTCTGGTATATACTTGTGTCTCTGAAggattaaatttttatttccaATGTAATTGCAAAAAGATGTCTAGGATATCTAGAGTCTGAGCTTGTCTCTccattttctcttccttttttcttttttttctttttccctttgttGTAGGGAATTGGGATTTTGGTCCTGAGATTTTGATTCTGAGAATTGACATTACTTAATTAGAGAATTACTTCGAATCAATGTTGTTTGTAAAGTATTCTcttaatttgtaaatattattatagAAAGAAATTCTGAACGGAGATTTCTGTTGCATGTGGGCTTGAGTGTGCGTGCAGTTGTGAGGTCTACCTATTTGTTGCAGACCTGCATGCTTGCATACCTAATTGTGGGCCTCTTCTAACACTTTTCCTGCTATATTTTGTCATTGATTTGTCCAGTTCATTGATATTGCACTTTATGGTGTGAATAGAACGCAAGGATAAGTAACTTTTTCAAAGCTCACATTTAACATCTATTTTACATTATTATATGTAAAGATTTCACATCTGGTTATCGCGAGTTCCCAGATTTTGATGTTAAAACAAAACATTCTTGTTAATCTGAACTGGATGACTTAGGACAATCCAGCTAGAGATTATGTTTATTGTGAATGCTCAAGTGAATGTATTCACGTATAGTTTGTGAAGAGAACAATCTTATTCGTTGAGATATTAAAAATAGATCTTTAATTATGACATAAAAAAGTTAATAAATTGATCCAAGTGACCACTCCCAGTGGAGATGGTATGGGATTCAGAACGAAtatcttttttttccctctctaTCCAAGGGAAAATGTTTTTGTGTAGATATTTGGTCTGAATCACATTATTTCATGTTAGAAGCTTTTATTCTTCCTAGATTTTGACAGTAAATCTATAGATCTGAAGAGAAATTTCTCCTTGATTGAAAAAAGGAGAGCTTAAGTTTTATGCATTGTGGTATTATAAATTTTTACGCAACCAAATCACTTAATTGATAACCTGATCAGAATAATAACtaataatattgtaaaaaattacGTTATcggtatatataacttaaatccaaagaaaaagaagaagaaaaggaggcATGTGGCTTGACTTATTCTATCAAAAGAGGTGTGTATGTGGGGTGGCTCAGCCTTGAAGCTGCAGTCAGACTCAAAGTTTGGTGCAATTAGTTGGTTAAGATGTACAAACTCCAACCATACTCATTCCTTCAAACTCCAgcaaatttttagaaaatctGTCAAACACATTGCTTTCTTCTCTGAAAATATACCTTTGACACCTACTTCTCAACCTACAAGCTGGCCAGTCCCCTTGTAACCACCCTCCTAACATTCCTTCACCATTATAATAATGTTTCTCATTCCTTAGCTTTTTGCTCAGTCAGTGGAAACAATCCTTCTTTATATTCCTGGGACTGACAAAGGAGCTAAAGCATCATTTGTGTGCTAGCTGTGGTCAAGAGTAGTGACCAAGTATTTCTGtgagtgaaaaaaaataaaaaatgatggAGTCAGGGGTTCCAATATGTAATATTTGTGGTGAACAAGTGGGGTTAGCTAATACTAATGGTGAAGTCTTTGTGGCTTGTCATGAGTGCAACTATCCTCTTTGTAAGAATTGTTTGGATTATGAGATCAAAGAAGGACGTAGCGCATGTTTACGCTGTGCAACCCCTTATGATGGTAACTCAATCTTGCTTTCGGTTATAATTAGACTTTGATATATCTGATTACCGATCCCATGTGACAATTTGGTAAAAAAAGTATTAAGGAAGTCTAACATAGTACTATGCTTATTTTGCAGAAAATGAGAACGAATCGAACCATGACGAATCGAACCATGCTACAATGGCTTCTCATCTAAATACTGCTGAGGTACTAATTAATGTCTGGTGAACCTTTCCATGTTTAGTCCTACAAACATGACATTGAATTTTAGTTGACGACAATGTTCTGTGATTATTTTTTTCGACGTAGGATGTTGGAATTCATGCTAGAACTGTCAGTACTGTTTCAACTGTGGACAGTGGTAAGTAGATGAAGCTTTTCTGcacaaaaatattcataatACCTTTTTGTAGTGTAGTTTCAATGAAGAACATTATATTAACTTACTTTATCTTTTCTCATGAAGAATATCATGATGATTCTGGCAATCCAATATGGAAGAATAGAGTGgaaagttggaaggaaaagaaaaacaagaaaaagaagaacaaaaataagACTGTTTTACAAGAAGCTGAAGTTCCACCTGAGCAGCAGATGGAGGAAAAGCCACAGTAAGTAGGCCTTTGCAAAAGCAACTTAACTAGATACGATAAATTTCGTGAAATTGGAAAGTAACCATGTTTATGATAGTATTGCAGTTTTTGTGTGATttcatagttttcttgaaatggGGCTAATTTCTTTTGTCTAGATGTCCAAATAACTACCAAGAAAACAAGAACTTTTTGGTAATAAAACATTGATGTTTGATCCACCTTCAGTGATTCAGAATCTTGAACTTGCTCTATTTTCATCATGCATTTATTGATTGCATCTAATTTAACTTCTGCAGGCTAGCAGATGCTGCAGAGCCACTTTCAAGAATCATTCCTGTGCCGAAATCTCAAATTACTCCATACAGAATCGTGATTATCATCCGATTGGTAGTTCTCTGCCTTTTCTTCCACTATAGAGTAACACATCCAGTTGAAAGTGCCTATCCACTGTGGCTCATCTCTGTTATCTGTGAGATCTGGTTCGCTTTCTCTTGGGTGCTGGATCAGTTCCCTAAATGGTCCCCTATTAACCGAGAGACATATATTGACAGGCTATCTGCAAGGTTAAAAATCTTGGCTCTTCAACTTCCACAGCACTGCTAATATAACATATTCAAACTTTGTTGCATTTCTTGCACTTGAGAATTAACTTTGTTTGTACCTTTCTAGGTTTGAAAGGGAGGGAGAACCTTGTATGCTCGCACCTGTCGATTTCTTTGTCAGTACAGTCGATCCCATGAAAGAACCTCCTTTGATCACTGCAAACACGGTTCTGTCAATCCTTGCAGTTGACTATCCTGTCGAGAAAGTATCCTGCTATGTATCAGATGATGGAGGCTCAATGCTTACATTTGAGTCACTAGCTGAGACTTCTGAATTTGCAAGGAAATGGGTGCCATTCTGCAAGAAATTTTCAATTGAACCACGTGCACCTGAGTTCTACTTTTCGCAAAAGTTTGATTACTTGAAAGATAAGGTGCAGCCTTCTTTTGTCAAGGAACGCCGAGCAATGAAGGTGGGGGCTTAGTTTTGTAATAGGATTTTGTGTGAAATAAGCATCTAGTTCAAGAATGATTAACCTTTCATTTGGTATTGCAGAGAGAATATGAAGAGTATAAAGTGAGGGTAAATGCTCTAGTTGCCAAGGCTCAGAAAACACCGGAGGACGGCTGGACCATGGCAGATGGAACTCCTTGGCCAGGAAACAACCCGCGTGATCATCCTGGAATGATTCAGGTTAGTGGTCATTATCCTATCTCAGTTTCAGCTGTCAGTGCGATATCCTTTTGACTGATTTCAGTCAGCTGAAACTAGTATCTGTTTAACAAGATGATCGATAAAATCATAATGAAGATTTAGCAACAATCTTTGAAGTTCTAGTATCTGTGAAACTTTTGGATGTTCAATTAAGCTtcaaaatttttcttcttcacagGTTTTCTTGGGACATAGTGGTGCCCATgacaatgaaggaaatgaaCTTCCACGACTCGTTTATGTCTCAAGAGAGAAAAGACCTGGTTATACACACCACAAAAAAGCTGGTGCTGAAAATGCTCTGGTGTGTTAAGATGCAATTTATTACTAGCATTGATCTGAGACTATTTTTCATTGAATTCCTTTTACAAACTTACTGTTTTATTTCAGATAAGGGTGTCTGCAATTCTCACAAATGCACCCTACATTCTCAATCTTGACTGTGATCACTACGTCAATAACAGCAAAGCCATTCGTGAGGCTATGTGTTTCTACATGGATCCACAAGTCGGCAGAGACGTCTGTTATGTGCAGTTCCCTCAGAGATTTGATGGAATTGATAAAAGTGACAGATATGCCAACAGAAACATAGTCTTCTTTGATGTAAGTATATTGAGCAACTAAATTTAGCATTATGATATTACTTTCAGCCTCTCAAATGAATTTCATCTAAAAATTGAACAACAATCTTCTTCATTTGACATCTTAGTTTAATGTCGTTTGTTTAGTATTGAATCTTCTGATGCTGAAAAATGGATTGAgatgacttttaatggtatTTCAGGTTAACATGAAAGGTTTGGATGGCATCCAAGGACCTGTGTATGTCGGTACAGGAACTGTTTTCAATAGGCAAGCACTCTATGGTTATAGCCCTTCAAATCTGCCTACAATACACAAATCTTCTTCATCTTGCTCTTGCTGCTGTCGCCGCAAGAAACCAGCCAAAGAGAAGGATCTTACTGAGGTATATCGTGAGTCAAAAAGAGAAGATCTGAATTCTGCAATCTTCAACCTAAGAGAAATTGAAAGTGAGTTTTCTAGTACAACATTCCCTTTTTATTAGCTCCATTATCTTTAGAACTTTAACCATGAAGCCATGATTTTGGTGTCTGCAGATTATGACGAGCATGAGAGGTCCTTGCTTATTTCGCAAATGAGTTTTGAGAAAACTTTTGGCATGTCATCCGTGTTTATCGAGTCTACACTGATGGAAAATGGAGGAGTACCTGATTCTGCCAATCCATCGACACTGATCAGGGAAGCAATTCATGTTATCGGCTGTGGTTATGAAGAGAAGACAGCATGGGGAAAAGAAGTAAAAATTGAATATCTCTCTTTTCAAGACTCTTTTTTCCCCTGATtttaactcttttcttttttgtatttttctttttcagattGGTTGGATATATGGTTCAGTGACAGAAGATATCTTGACTGGCTTCAAGATGCAGTGCAGGGGATGGAGATCAATATACTGCATGCCTTTGAGGCCTGCTTTCAAGGGGTCAGCTCCTATCAACTTGTCAGACAGGTTGCACCAAGTTCTTCGATGGGCTCTTGGATCGGTTGAAATTTTCTTGAGTAGGCATTGCCCTTTGTGGTATGGATTTGGTGGCGGCCGCCTCAAATGGCTCCAAAGACTTGCCTACACCAACACCATTGTCTATCCTTTCACTTCTCTTCCCCTCATTGCGTACTGTATTCTTCCTGCTGTTTGTCTTCTTACAGGAAAATTCATTATCCCTACGGTAAATGCTTCTACTTCTCTGACATGCTTGCAACTTCCTATGTCCATCATGGAAAATTACatgtttaaaaagaaagaaaaggatgggataattacattttttgACCACTTAAAAGAATAATAGCCAGAaagtgtataggttttgtagATTAACTATaaatatgcatataatatacatattatataatcaaaatatacatatattatacataaatatacatttaGTTTATATAATCAGTGTATAGGATTTGTATCTTTGGCTAGCGTGGCCGACgagccaaaaataaaaaaaaagcccTTTAAAGATTTGAGATTTTACAAATGAGTGCACATTAGGAGCTGGTATTAAGGCTGCAATTTCTTTAGTTTCTATTACTGAATCAAATTCTTGTGCCTTTTATGCAGCTATCGAATGTTGCAAGTATACTTTTCCTTGCTcttttcatttccatcattGTAACAAGTGTCCTCGAGCTACGATGGAGTGGTATAGGCATAGAGGACTGGTGGCGTAACGAGCAGTTTTGGGTGATTGGTGGTGTTTCTGCCCATCTATTTGCAGTTTTCCAAGGATTCCTCAAAATGCTTGCTGGTATAGACACAAACTTCACAGTGACAGCAAAAGCGGCAGACGATGGAGAGTTTGGCGATCTCTACATATTCAAATGGACAACAGTCTTGATCCCTCCAACAACAATTCTCATTGTCAACTTAGTTGGTGTTGTTGCTGGTTTCTCTGATGCACTCAACAAAGGATATGAAGCATGGGGGCCTTTATTTGGAAAAGTGTTCTTCTCATTTTGGGTGATCCTGCATCTTTATCCATTCCTCAAAGGTCTAATGGGACGCCAAAATCGAACACCAACCATTGTTGTTTTGTGGTCTGTGCTGTTGGCTTCTGTTTTCTCACTAGTTTGGGTCAAGATTGATCCATTTGTCAGCAAAGATGACCCTTCAGCCATGGTTCAAAACTGCATCGACATCGATTGTTGAGCTTGGAACAAGATCTCTGAACCATACAACCACATGTTTGAAATGTAGGCTTTTTTCATGTAGGACGTGTAAACTCTCTTGTCCTTGCATGGTTTGAGCAGCTTGTATCAGTTTTTCCAGTTAAAGACTTTTGAGAAGGAAGGAGAGTAAAGAAAATTTATTTGGAAATAGAATGTTGAAATTTGGattaaaacttttgaaaatacaAAGTTAAAGGAACTTGAGCTGATAATGAATAGTATTGTTGTATTTTTCTCTCACTTGAAGGTGTCTTGTTCAACTATGGAACATGAGAATTACAAGGACAATGCTAGTTACATTGTACAAGTCTCTAAATGAACAAATTTATACCTTGATCAAATATAGTGAAATTATATATAGTAACCTCCTGATTAAAATCCTCGCAAATTGACTGACTTTTTGTCGTGAGAATTACACTTTGATCAAATATAGTGAAATTATGAGCATGATGTATAGTTCATAAAGCAACCCAAGAAATAGTTcctaatgaaaataaaatttttagcGTCCTGCAGTAAGCACTTACGCTCCATGCCTTACTATCAGTGAACAAACATTACAATAtgtatttgatgaaaaaaatagTAACTTTATTGGTGCAGAATGAGTAAGTAGTAATACATAACAATACAGAGTTTCATTATACAGTATGGATATACACCGTAATTATTTTGCGGAGTACTACATATCGGCgatttttttattaatgatATATAATGAGCATCAAAATGTTTCCATTTGATATTCACAATCCAAACGGAAGATTTAATTACCtaatatgtttattttttatttttaaaaagaatattgTACCCATATAAAATACGtacgtagtttttttttttttttttttttttttagctctgGTTCAGCTGTCCCGGAAATCCATTTGATCAGTATATTTATGTCCCTaaattttttggaacatctttgagacaaaaatatatatgcaGCGTACTTGTAGGTGCATAATCTAAATTTAATGCCCCTCTCTCTATTATGGGGCACTGTTAGGCTCATCTCTTTGAGTTCGAGCAGTTGAACCGTTTACAGCCAAATCAATAATAATTGTGGCTACCACTAAAGTATGTGGTGCAGCGGATGAATGCTTTCTCTTCTAATATGCCCAAGTGCCAGTTCGAGTCGTATTGAAAAAATTTGATAGGGAGCTTCCTTCAAAAATGGGCACTACGCGCGAATACGGATATAGTACTAATGCAGATACCGGATAACGGATGGgaaatcaataataataattgtggCTGAATATCTGTTCATCTATCAATCAATCTCGTTTATGAATGTTATGATGACCAGACATATAATCAGAACTCTTTAATTGGCTGCTTTCAAGAGGGTGGCTTGAAATTTATCTCCCGCAATCACCCATCATATGATTGGAGCTGAGATGAATTTTTAATCTTTCTTATAGTTCTAACAGAAATGATAAACACACTTTAGACTAACAAATgtgatattaattttttaatcgAGCAGTTTGATTAACCTTTTGACTAATGAACCGCTAATAATCGGTGCCAAAAATCAAGTTAAAGAGCAAATACTTGAttcaaaagtaagcataatGTTTGGCCTTAAAAAGAACAACCTTGATTATTTAGCCATTTGTTAAAAAGACACCTTTTTAAGAGGTCTTAGGAAGTCTTTCAAAGTGGGCAAACTTAAATTTTGGGAAAACCACAATATTCTCAATTTCTATCAAggttaattataaaatattatagtattttttttggatttttatcTGGTATCTGGTACTCGCTTTGGAATTCGATAAATCTGAATTCACACAGCAAAATTTCACTTTAAGAGTGAAACCTAAAAGCGATTTCATTCTCAAAGCTCGAATGTGAAACTGGTTATATATTACAGTAAGATTTGTCACTATCCTTTAATTTAACCTTGAAAAGAGGTTCTttgaattactttttttttttcgaattacTTTATTGATTCATGCTAAAAAAGTAAAATGCCGTTTGTCACAAAACGAGGAATTTCCAAGTTGTGTAGACCAACAACACTTTAATCCAAAGGATAGAATCacattataataaataaactaGTATTCCAAGCAAAGAATAATCATGAAAAATGTTGGTTTGGAGACTATGCAAAAGGGACAAGAGCGGTAGGAGGAGAATAGCATATAAAAAAGTTGGAGGGCACCTGGGTCCAGCAGAAAATATTTGGATTCTGATTAAACTactgtttttattattttaatgtC from Lycium ferocissimum isolate CSIRO_LF1 chromosome 2, AGI_CSIRO_Lferr_CH_V1, whole genome shotgun sequence includes:
- the LOC132047713 gene encoding cellulose synthase A catalytic subunit 8 [UDP-forming], giving the protein MEEARKLEGHKGSTTCCIASQNRPAFIATADEDGCVCWFDLRCKDKIFTMDVGNGNQISSMCFKPGNEDVVYISLGSEVKCFDVNMVTASKLLHSYNYNKDEINQIACNSKSSFLAAADDSGDVKIIDIRQNRMYKTLRDGHTSICSGAQFIPWRPWEVITGGLDSKLVLWDFSKGRPQKIWDFGTLDTGNKGNTGQCLNPAFVHALAVPDVDVVDKFVKICAVARGDGVVSIINVESDVKTVKSKSSAKPKKGSKSAPKVGGSSADPEIGNQNGGDLHLDHSLGGHTAAVSCVTFSTFGNKGKFIISGGNDKQVKVWDWSKFFIAGETCTGSDFLRSSLSLSRKVNWLCTTPTDSENLVVCDTSKVVKVYTIGLNWTGMALPNKGSDQELGASEKMMESGVPICNICGEQVGLANTNGEVFVACHECNYPLCKNCLDYEIKEGRSACLRCATPYDENENESNHDESNHATMASHLNTAEDVGIHARTVSTVSTVDSEYHDDSGNPIWKNRVESWKEKKNKKKKNKNKTVLQEAEVPPEQQMEEKPQLADAAEPLSRIIPVPKSQITPYRIVIIIRLVVLCLFFHYRVTHPVESAYPLWLISVICEIWFAFSWVLDQFPKWSPINRETYIDRLSARFEREGEPCMLAPVDFFVSTVDPMKEPPLITANTVLSILAVDYPVEKVSCYVSDDGGSMLTFESLAETSEFARKWVPFCKKFSIEPRAPEFYFSQKFDYLKDKVQPSFVKERRAMKREYEEYKVRVNALVAKAQKTPEDGWTMADGTPWPGNNPRDHPGMIQVFLGHSGAHDNEGNELPRLVYVSREKRPGYTHHKKAGAENALIRVSAILTNAPYILNLDCDHYVNNSKAIREAMCFYMDPQVGRDVCYVQFPQRFDGIDKSDRYANRNIVFFDVNMKGLDGIQGPVYVGTGTVFNRQALYGYSPSNLPTIHKSSSSCSCCCRRKKPAKEKDLTEVYRESKREDLNSAIFNLREIENYDEHERSLLISQMSFEKTFGMSSVFIESTLMENGGVPDSANPSTLIREAIHVIGCGYEEKTAWGKEIGWIYGSVTEDILTGFKMQCRGWRSIYCMPLRPAFKGSAPINLSDRLHQVLRWALGSVEIFLSRHCPLWYGFGGGRLKWLQRLAYTNTIVYPFTSLPLIAYCILPAVCLLTGKFIIPTLSNVASILFLALFISIIVTSVLELRWSGIGIEDWWRNEQFWVIGGVSAHLFAVFQGFLKMLAGIDTNFTVTAKAADDGEFGDLYIFKWTTVLIPPTTILIVNLVGVVAGFSDALNKGYEAWGPLFGKVFFSFWVILHLYPFLKGLMGRQNRTPTIVVLWSVLLASVFSLVWVKIDPFVSKDDPSAMVQNCIDIDC